The following are encoded together in the Ictidomys tridecemlineatus isolate mIctTri1 chromosome X, mIctTri1.hap1, whole genome shotgun sequence genome:
- the LOC120889540 gene encoding uncharacterized protein LOC120889540, with product MRRNMNKDFSARMEALITQASDIDPATTAAGALTGVVPPVKTLLEDAPLTASHGVNVGQKSVGQKDNDEMKKVCDFSLYLSAEADGPCPDLALVHAALEEDSCAADGGDNVGKKTSRKRRNKKESKIVYLPLPLTLQTRASSAAQFLSQSCAMESFPIANVGQASNEQRWDETSVLAQPWEALNGAVPPETSPGQSSLEEASVTTNEENKVQQKSKSKGKNKKNEKIAGGPWPLTVQAWVSFTGPNPAQTSITRPSPIVNDAISIGPKSRGQRCEDSMSILTLSQDTDGGDSSSFVALGRASLEELSSAPNSEANVGKKRKRKRRHRKRKNALAHLWPLTVQAWASFTEANPAQTLLQGKPLGRESWPQLEKCEEERKSVIPWSEGTQTGPPCSIMASLQTSFEGASLLEDIQTKLKELRRRPVKRDEGQLQNSIELTLESCQGWRNAERYPRDQNFWECTVMNFARQVDCCYCGELCSQERMEALTLTKAHTHISTSVMGMHGPEKEGAESQTIWMGKWESF from the coding sequence ATGAGGAGAAACATGAACAAAGACTTTTCAGCTCGCATGGAGGCTCTGATCACCCAGGCAAGTGACATAGATCCAGCCACCACAGCAGCAGGAGCACTCACAGGGGTGGTACCCCCAGTTAAGACTCTACTTGAAGATGCTCCACTCACTGCAAGTCATGGAGTAAATGTGGGTCAGAAAAGTGTAGGTCAAAAAGACAATGATGAGATGAAAAAAGTGTGTGATTTTAGTTTGTATCTAAGTGCAGAGGCTGATGGGCCATGCCCAGATTTGGCTTTGGTTCATGCTGCACTGGAAGAAGATTCCTGTGCTGCTGATGGTGGGGATAATGTAGGGAAGAAAACCAGCCGTAAAAGgaggaataaaaaggaaagtaagattGTGTATCTTCCTTTGCCTCTGACACTGCAGACTCGGGCATCGTCTGCAGCCCAATTTCTAAGTCAATCTTGTGCCATGGAGTCTTTCCCAATTGCTAATGTGGGGCAAGCAAGCAATGAGCAAAGGTGGGATGAGACATCAGTTCTTGCTCAGCCTTGGGAGGCACTGAATGGTGCTGTGCCACCAGAAACAAGTCCAGGTCAGTCCTCTCTTGAGGAGGCCTCTGTGACAACCAATGAGGAGAACAAAGTACAGCAGAAAAGCAaaagtaaagggaaaaataaaaagaatgaaaagattgCAGGTGGTCCTTGGCCTCTGACAGTACAGGCTTGGGTATCTTTCACAGGCCCAAATCCAGCACAGACCAGTATTACAAGGCCTTCACCAATTGTGAATGATGCAATCAGCATAGGGCCAAAAAGCAGAGGTCAAAGATGTGAGGATAGCATGTCAATTCTTACTTTGTCTCAAGACACAGATGGCGGTGACTCAAGCTCATTTGTAGCTCTAGGACGGGCTTCCCTGGAGGAATTGTCCTCTGCTCCTAACAGTGAGGCAAAtgtaggaaagaaaagaaaacgtAAAAGGAGGCATAGAAAGCGCAAAAATGCCCTGGCTCATCTCTGGCCTCTGACAGTGCAAGCCTGGGCATCATTTACAGAAGCAAATCCAGCCCAGACCCTTTTACAGGGGAAACCCCTAGGGAGGGAAAGCTGGCCTCAACTGGAGAAgtgtgaggaagaaagaaagtctgTTATCCCTTGGTCTGAGGGGACACAGACTGGGCCGCCCTGCTCCATAATGGCTTCTTTGCAGACTTCATTTGAGGGGGCTTCTCTTTTAGAAGATATCCAGACAAAGCTGAAAGAACTTAGGAGGAGGCCTGTGAAGAGAGATGAAGGGCAACTGCAGAATAGCATAGAGCTCACCCTGGAATCCTGTCAGGGTTGGAGAAATGCAGAGAGATACCCAAGGGATCAGAACTTCTGGGAATGTACCGTCATGAATTTTGCTAGGCAAGTTGATTGTTGTTATTGTGGGGAGCTCTGCTCACAAGAGAGAATGGAGGCTTTGACTTTGACCAAAGCCCATACCCACATCAGTACTTCAGTGATGGGAATGCATGGACCAGAGAAGGAAGGGGCTGAATCGCAGACAATCTGGATGGGGAAATGGGAAAGCTTTTAa